A window of the Dictyostelium discoideum AX4 chromosome 4 chromosome, whole genome shotgun sequence genome harbors these coding sequences:
- a CDS encoding P-type ATPase has product MITSGGNEEIGENELEPLLVNNGSGDLSYLKKFEKQENIDENGGDDMLLVDKMVGYQSISSRELIYWLSILFSCGGILLIFYWFESFYINTRFKKSSISSANHVLVYSKDSRTEFCKVNYLVEENEKYIIYRFSRFFFNEKLQEYEKTKLINQYEKIDFLRLVENGLSENNLQRMKQRFGSNEINFPVKNIPRLLMEEVLHPFFIFQIYSVCLWIAEEYYYYAGAIFIIATVSAVLSLREIRGNLLSLQKIAHFVCPVRVVRNNGRIETIPSTDLAPGDIIELKQDFIMPCDAILLSGQAILNESMLTGESIPVNKYSILSDEEIKSFKQRNNNNQQQQQNIIDISDKEIKDLSKEKRSLVFGGTVVVKLLSSPSTNDRILCMVRDTSFQTTKGKLILSILYPKKSHFKFFMESLKFVGFLCFLAVIGFCISVWKLNSLGIDFGTIAIRALDLITIVVPPALPMAMTVGTGFGLSRLRKTKVFCISPPRLNMAGKIQVFCFDKTGTLTEEGLDLLGIISTLQSTVKHVDNINSTSEYKFNELNDPKITFFSNTTAMFRVLMASCHSLTVINGSVSGDPLEIKIFESTNSTILDAGTIGGSGQVISLVATAFSSQDTISYLENFDFQSKLQRMSVIVQLKSDNACYSLVKGSPEMVKGLCFQHTIPNDYDSQLAMYTEKGYRVLACAYRSWDPTVLFPKRELLRKESESNLHFLGFIIMENRVKPQSPPIIQRLQSANIRTVMVTGDNGLTATSVAKQCGIIKSDTLLFMGLIQPSSSPSPTNGIEDEIIWEPVSQDGRGNIHKLDPTTLLLDEMNRDYNLIVSGPVFKQIYNHYLATGSPRFINMLRRGIVYARMTPDEKQSLIEELQRIGLYVGMCGDGANDCGALKAAHVGISLSESEASIAAPFTSTITDISCCPNLIKEGRASLAVSFKLFQFMGIYSLIQFTSVIFCYFHASVLGNWQYLYQDLIVIFPLVIFLGMTEPCEKLSVKRPSGRLISLNMIGSLLSHITVCFVFLLVVFHLVQSKSWFDEPLLDPDNIFNYITTSLFIFGCFQYSIMLFVFSFGKPFLKAIYTNRYLFLVYIVTLIANLIILFGGFEKLYNFLQLRVIPVSWRSTMFGMIIGNLVANCLIELSFYFYKSRSKKKKILNIRIIFSKKNNELPKDPRVFNTNSVSIPIYQDYYDTF; this is encoded by the exons atGATCACATCAGGTGGCAACGAAGAAATTGGTGAAAATGAACTTGAACCATTATTGGTTAATAATGGGTCAGGGGATTtatcatatttaaaaaagtttgaaaAACAAGAGaatattgatgaaaatgGAGGAGATGATATGCTATTGGTTGATAAAATGGTCGGATACCAATCAATATCATCTAgagaattaatttattggTTATCTATACTATTTTCATGTGGAGGTATcttattgatattttattgGTTTGAATCATTTTACATCAACACTCGATTCAAAAAATCTTCAATCTCAAGTGCTAACCACGTTTTAGTTTATTCAAAAGATTCAAGAACTGAATTTTGTAAAGTTAATTATTTGGtg gaagaaaatgaaaaatatataatttatagattttcaagattttttttcaatgaaaAACTTCAAGAATATGAAAAgactaaattaattaatcaatatgaaaagattgattttttaagattGGTCGAGAATGGATTAAGTGAAAACAATTTACAGAGAATGAAACAAAGATTTGGaagtaatgaaattaattttccaGTTAAAAATATACCAAGATTATTAATGGAAGAAGTATTACATCCattctttattttccaaatttataGTGTTTGTTTATGGATAGCAGAagagtattattattatgcaGGTGCAATCTTTATAATTGCAACTGTAAGTGCAGTTTTAAGTTTAAGAGAGATTCGtggaaatttattatcattacaaaAGATAGCCCATTTTGTATGTCCAGTTAGAGTTGTTAGAAATAATGGTAGAATTGAAACTATTCCCTCAACAGATTTGGCACCTGGCGATATTATCGAGTTAAAACAAGATTTCATTATGCCATGTGATGCTATCTTATTATCTGGTCAAGCAATTCTTAATGAATCAATGTTAACAGGTGAATCAATTCcagtaaataaatatagtATCTTAAGTGATGAAGagattaaatcatttaaacaacgtaataataataatcaacaacaacaacaaaatattattgatattagtgataaagaaattaaagatttatcaaaAGAAAAACGTTCATTAGTTTTTGGAGGTACAGTTGTTGTTAAACTTTTATCATCACCAAGTACAAATGATAGAATTTTATGTATGGTACGTGATACATCATTTCAAACCACCAAAGGTAAACTCATCCTTAGTATTTTATATCCAAAGAAATCtcatttcaaattctttatggaaagtttaaaatttgtaGGTTTTTTATGCTTTTTAGCTGTTATTGGTTTTTGTATTTCAGTTtggaaattaaattcattaggTATTGATTTTGGTACTATTGCAATTCGTGCTCTCGATTTAATTACCATTGTTGTTCCACCAGCATTACCAATGGCAATGACAGTAGGTACTGGTTTTGGTTTATCACGTTTACGTAAAACTAAAGTATTTTGTATTTCACCACCACGTTTAAATATGGCTGGTAAAATTCAAGTATTTTGTTTCGATAAAACTGGTACTTTAACTGAAGAAGGATTAGATTTATTAGGAATAATTTCAACTTTACAAAGTACAGTAAAACATGTCGATAATATCAATAGTACATCAGagtataaatttaatgaactAAATGATCCAAAGATAACATTCTTTAGTAATACCACTGCAATGTTTAGAGTATTGATGGCATCATGTCATTCTTTAACCGTTATTAATGGTTCAGTTTCTGGTGATCCATTGgagattaaaatttttgaatcaacaaattcaaccaTTTTAGATGCTGGTACAATCGGTGGTAGTGGTCAAGTAATTTCATTGGTAGCAACAGCATTTTCCTCTCAAGATACTATCTCCTATTTAGAGAATTTCGATTTCCAATCAAAACTTCAAAGAATGAGTGTAAtagttcaattaaaatcTGATAATGCATGCTATAGTCTTGTTAAAGGTAGTCCAGAAATGGTGAAGGGCCTATGTTTCCAACATACAATTCCAAACGATTATGATAGTCAATTGGCAATGTATACAGAGAAAGGTTATAGAGTTTTGGCCTGTGCTTACCGTAGTTGGGATCCAACAGTTTTATTCCCAAAAAGAGAACTCCTTCGTAAAGAATCAGAATCAAATCTTCATTTCTTAGGTTTTATCATTATGGAGAATAGAGTTAAACCTCAATCACCACCAATCATTCAAAGATTACAAAGTGCAAACATTAGAACCGTTATGGTAACTGGTGATAATGGTTTAACGGCTACTAGCGTTGCAAAGCAATGTGGTATAATTAAAAGtgatacattattatttatgggCTTAATTcaaccatcatcatctcCATCACCAACCAATGGTATTGAGGATGAGATTATTTGGGAACCTGTTTCTCAAGATGGTAGAGGTAACATTCATAAATTAGATCCAACCACTTTATTATTGGATGAAATGAATCGTGATTATAATTTGATTGTCAGTGGACCTGTTTTCAAACAAATCTACAATCATTATTTAGCAACTGGTTCACCTAGATTCATTAATATGTTGAGACGTGGTATTGTTTACGCAAGAATGACACCAGATGAAAAACAAAGTTTGATCGAAGAGTTACAACGTATTGGATTATATGTTGGTATGTGTGGTGATGGTGCAAATGATTGTGGTGCATTAAAGGCTGCCCATGTTGGTATATCTTTATCAGAGAGTGAAGCATCAATAGCTGCACCATTTACATCAACCATCACCGATATCAGTTGTTgtccaaatttaattaaagaaggTAGAGCATCATTGGCAGTTTCTTTCAAACTCTTTCAATTTATGGGAATATATTCATTGATTCAATTTACTTCGGTAATCTTTTGTTATTTCCATGCAAGTGTTTTGGGTAATTGGCAATATCTTTACCAAGATCTCATAGTCATCTTTCCATTGGTAATCTTTTTAGGTATGACTGAACCATGTGAAAAACTTTCTGTCAAACGTCCATCTGGGAGATTGATAAGTTTAAATATGATTGGTTCACTATTATCTCATATCACTGTATGCTTTGTATTCTTACTTGTTGTTTTCCATTTGGTTCAAAGCAAATCTTGGTTTGACGAGCCCTTACTCGATCcagataatatttttaattatatcacTACCTCTCTTTTCATTTTTGGATGCTTCCAATATTCAATTAtgttatttgtattttcatttggtaaaccatttttaaaagcaatttatacaaata gatatttatttttagtttacATTGTTACATTAATtgcaaatttaataatactatttgGTGGCTTTGAGAAACTTTATAATTTCTTACAATTAAGAGTTATCCCAGTTAGTTGGAGAAGTACAATGTTTGGTATGATAATAGGAAATTTAGTTGCCAATTGTCTTATTGAGCTTTCCTTCTATTTCTATAAATCTAGAtcaaagaagaaaaagattttaaatataagaATTATTTTCTCAAAGAAAAACAATGAATTACCAAAAGACCCAAGAGTCTTTAATACTAATTCAGTTTCAATTCCAATTTATCAAGATTATTATGATaccttttaa